The region AACGTGGTGCCGCCGAGTCCCTGCAGGTTGCCCACATTGCTGATGGGTATTTGCTGGTACATATCGCCACCTATGTTCCGCAGTATAACGCCCTTCTGGGTGAGTATGATCGTCTTGTTCTTGCCGGACGTGGGAGACACGTTCAGGGCGGACACGCCGCCAGCCACCGCTCCGGTTGGCTGCATCAGAACCTGGGACAACTTGGGCTGCTGCGTGGCAGTCGTGTTGGCGACGATCGTGTGCTGCGGATgaggttgttgctgctgcatctgGGCCTGCATATGCTGTTGCTGCGCGGCCTGGGAGGCTGGTTGAATAGTCACTGGCCGATTGGGTAGTTGCACGTTCTGAATGTTTAACGTGTTTGACTGACCGGGGGAAACCACTGCTGCCGAGGTGGCCACCAGAGGCGGTGGATTCGAGGACACCACAGCGGTAGCCTGCTGCGGCTGGGCCTGGCGCAGAGGCGTCATCACCACACTTGATGTGCCCGAGGTCTTTAGCAGTATCTTGGTGGGTGTCTGGCTGTTGCCGCCAGGGTTAGTGGCCTGGTAAAGCGTCGTGGTCTGCGGCAGAGGACGACTGTGAGAGAACGAGGTAAGCGTTGGCAACATggtttgctgctgttgctgctgctgaatcTGTTGCGGTTGCTGCTGGGGTGTGGCCAGGATGTACTGCGTCTGtggctgctgcggctgctgtggCAGCTGAGTCTGTTGCGTCTGCTGCTGGATTTGCTGGTGtagcagttgctgctgctgctgctgctgctgttgttgttgctgttgctgctgctgctgggaagCGGCTGCGGCACTCGAGGTTCCAGCCTGTTGTTGGGCTCGCTTCGCCGGCTGAATTATAGTCTGTGATATGATCACCGGTCCGCTGTTGGTAGCCGTTTTCAGCTGGCTCAGCGGCATCGTCTTTATGGCTTGCGACGGTATCGTCGTGGTTGTGGTGGGTGTGGTACTGCTACTGGGCATGGCCAAAGCCTTCTGtaacgaaaaaaataaaggtcAGCAAGGAAAGGATGAGTGATATTTGAGAGCAGAaggaaaaaatatgtaaattttataagcaaGAGCGTATCCgaagtgttaaaaaacattttcaggaTACACTTTGTCTTACTCAACTTACCGCTCTTTGAGCGCTGGGCGAGGATGCCAGGATCACGGGCGTGGAGCTGTTGATCAGAAGCGGGGGGTGCGACTGCTGCGGTGTCTGCTGAACCTGCACCGTTTGCGGTTGCTGCGTCTGCGTCTGGCTGCCACTGGGACCTGCCGCTGCGGCGGCCGCAGCTTTCGCCTTGGCTGAGGTTATCTTCACGGAGATGTTGTTAGGCAAGTTGGCCAACGGATTAGCCGCCTGTCGCAGTTGCTGCGGGGTGAGCAGAGTTGTCGTGGTGCCGGCACTCGTCGAGGGCGAGACGCCGGTGGCTCGCAGCATGGGCTTTATGTCCAGCTTCTCCATCTTGATGGTGGTGTTTCCCACCGTTGTAGTGGTGCCTGTGCTCGTGGTGGCCCCATTGTTCTGCCTCTTCTGCGGCGAGCTGCGGATGAGCAGGTGCGGGGTGCGCTGCACCAAGCTAggcggctgctgctggatGATGACACGTTGCTGCTGTCCCTGCGTCGACGGCGAGGTCTCGATCTTTTCCAGCTTGATGCTGGCGGGTACTATTATTTCCTCGCTCTTGATCTCGATCTCCTGCTTGATTCGTTTTGGGGTGTGATTgaagctgttgttgttgttgttcaacTTTGCCGCTGATTTCGGGGTACGCGGAGTCTTTAACTTGACTTCGGCCACGGGTTTTCCGGGTTGGGCATCGGCAACTGATGCAGTGGTGGCCGGTGCAAAGTCCAGCGTGGCTGTGGCGTACTCCGGCGTCTCGGGATCGCATTCCATGGGCGTTTTGCCGGCCAAATCATCATCCTGCTGCTCTTCCAGGCTTCCTGCGCTCTGGTTGAGGAGCTGTGGTTCCATTTTGATTTCGAAACTGTTGTTGGCCGACGTGGGCGTGACGGGTGTCTCTCCTCCACTGGCCGTGGCCCCGTCCGTTGGCGAGCTGTCGCCAGTATTGTTTGCTGCTGCCgtcgccgccgctgctgctgctgccgccgcctgttgcttctgctcctgcttcttctgctgctcctccagctgctgctcGCGCTTCCGCTTCTTGGCCGCCGCATAGCCCAGCGGCTGTTCTGTGAACTCGATCAGCTTGATGCCGCCATCCTTGCGTCCAGCGGGCGTGCGACTGAGATTGGGCCGCTGGGCTGTATTTCCCGGCACAGTGGCCGATCGGAATCCGGTGGTGGGCATGCGCGATGGGATTCCCTTGAGCGGAGTGGTGTCCGTCATCTTGCGGGGCATGCCACGCGATCGCAGTGGAATCGTGGGTGCCGAGGCCTTTTTCAGCGAGGACTGGGCATCCGCGGACTTGTGCAGCAACTCGGTTCGCAGCTGGGCGCTCTTGGGCTTGCGCTTCAGAGTGAAATGCTTGACGGGGGCGGGCTGCTGGCCCACCTGCAATCAAAAAGTGGATTAGCTGTGTCAGATAGGACTACCAATAGTTTCTCTACCCACCACTGAGATCAGCGCGTTCTTGTTTAGGTACTGGCACTCCAGGGGCAGCATGCCCAGGTCCGAGTGCTTGGTGACCAGCTTGCGCAGGTCGTTGACCATGTCTGTGAAGATGGGACGCGTGTCCTCGTAGTCGGAGATCTCTGTGTTGAGCGAGCTGGTGGCCGGGAAGGTCTTCATGGTCTCCGCCAGCATGGAAACCCATAGCTCTGAGTCCAGGCCGGCCACCTCTATTACCTCCTCGAGCTCCGCCTTCCACTGAAAGGCGCATTTAAGTGAATGATAAGTGGGAAAGTTAATTCCGGTTCGACGAAGCTTTATGCGCTTCCAGATGAATGATTTCGGTTTCAAAGGTCATAACCATAAACTATTCTTTATGACATTGTGTCAATAAGATTATTAGTTCATGCTTTGTTTTCATAAAACCAATAGAATATAAATCAACATGGTTTGATACTTGAGAAGAACTCTTGCAAAACCACGAAATGACACTGTTTTGAATTACGCTCTATCACATGTAAACAAACTAAATGAAGATAAAAGGAAACCGCCATTCACAGATAAGATATAAGGCTTATTTTGGGATGCACATCTGGAAGCCTGGGTTTAAGCTGAGTTCCGTAAGTGCGTTACAAACGCGAGCCAAAAAGCGAAACACCCTCTGCGAAGGGTACAACAAACAAATGAATCCGCGAGCCACCCACAACAGCCCACTCACGCACACAACGACAGCCGCGAGAGGGAGACACACGCACAAGTGCAGAGGAGAGAGAAATGTGTACACAAAAGCAGAAGTGGCGGGAAACGTTGCTATTAGCTATATTCACAAGCCAGCGAAATCGCCCGTTCGGTAATCGCAAATAGAACGAATATACACTTTGAAACGCGCTCCAGCTGATCGAATTAATAACAATTGCCGAGTATTTACACATTTTCCGCACTTTTTCTTTCACCAACGGCAAGTGTACGCTGTATACGTGTGCGCGTGTCGCTGCtcgcgcgtgtgtgtgagtgcgtgcGCTGGTGTACTTTTCCCATACAAAATACACCAACGCCATTTCATacgatttgatttgatttaccTCCTCCACCAGACGGCGCGGAATGTGAAGGAAGCTGAGGAGGAGCTTCAGCTTGACCTGGGTCTGCAGGTCCGGGAAGCACTCCTT is a window of Drosophila biarmipes strain raj3 chromosome 3R, RU_DBia_V1.1, whole genome shotgun sequence DNA encoding:
- the LOC108027250 gene encoding negative elongation factor A isoform X2 produces the protein MANVRDSDTSLWLHNKLGTSNDSWINGSICSQLNKEVLRNIKECFPDLQTQVKLKLLLSFLHIPRRLVEEWKAELEEVIEVAGLDSELWVSMLAETMKTFPATSSLNTEISDYEDTRPIFTDMVNDLRKLVTKHSDLGMLPLECQYLNKNALISVVGQQPAPVKHFTLKRKPKSAQLRTELLHKSADAQSSLKKASAPTIPLRSRGMPRKMTDTTPLKGIPSRMPTTGFRSATVPGNTAQRPNLSRTPAGRKDGGIKLIEFTEQPLGYAAAKKRKREQQLEEQQKKQEQKQQAAAAAAAAATAAANNTGDSSPTDGATASGGETPVTPTSANNSFEIKMEPQLLNQSAGSLEEQQDDDLAGKTPMECDPETPEYATATLDFAPATTASVADAQPGKPVAEVKLKTPRTPKSAAKLNNNNNSFNHTPKRIKQEIEIKSEEIIVPASIKLEKIETSPSTQGQQQRVIIQQQPPSLVQRTPHLLIRSSPQKRQNNGATTSTGTTTTVGNTTIKMEKLDIKPMLRATGVSPSTSAGTTTTLLTPQQLRQAANPLANLPNNISVKITSAKAKAAAAAAAGPSGSQTQTQQPQTVQVQQTPQQSHPPLLINSSTPVILASSPSAQRAALAMPSSSTTPTTTTTIPSQAIKTMPLSQLKTATNSGPVIISQTIIQPAKRAQQQAGTSSAAAASQQQQQQQQQQQQQQQQQLLHQQIQQQTQQTQLPQQPQQPQTQYILATPQQQPQQIQQQQQQQTMLPTLTSFSHSRPLPQTTTLYQATNPGGNSQTPTKILLKTSGTSSVVMTPLRQAQPQQATAVVSSNPPPLVATSAAVVSPGQSNTLNIQNVQLPNRPVTIQPASQAAQQQHMQAQMQQQQPHPQHTIVANTTATQQPKLSQVLMQPTGAVAGGVSALNVSPTSGKNKTIILTQKGVILRNIGGDMYQQIPISNVGNLQGLGGTTLMTTTAGPPSLVKTTPSTGVQLQQQQPGKQILPTLIPTSSLGGQHVLVQQQQPTNVIGNSQQQTIIRPVMTNVGGGLTTLPQGLTLIQRPGQQPQLVQVQAAPGSTQRTIITQSSTAAAASQQQPRQQQQQILVQHKPAPTLQQRLVTSTTSGGQGQPGNPNAGIARTVQVQVQAQQPQQQQAAQQQSQQAPQRRGLSLSNEHVHKAHEMFRKANRVSRPDKALILGFMAGLRENPRPNNENVLVIKLGETEEKVQQEDGNTALCLVESHIRLDYNTGEWKTFQNYRLQDQSAAS
- the LOC108027250 gene encoding negative elongation factor A isoform X1 yields the protein MANVRDSDTSLWLHNKLGTSNDSWINGSICSQLNKEVLRNIKECFPDLQTQVKLKLLLSFLHIPRRLVEEWKAELEEVIEVAGLDSELWVSMLAETMKTFPATSSLNTEISDYEDTRPIFTDMVNDLRKLVTKHSDLGMLPLECQYLNKNALISVVGQQPAPVKHFTLKRKPKSAQLRTELLHKSADAQSSLKKASAPTIPLRSRGMPRKMTDTTPLKGIPSRMPTTGFRSATVPGNTAQRPNLSRTPAGRKDGGIKLIEFTEQPLGYAAAKKRKREQQLEEQQKKQEQKQQAAAAAAAAATAAANNTGDSSPTDGATASGGETPVTPTSANNSFEIKMEPQLLNQSAGSLEEQQDDDLAGKTPMECDPETPEYATATLDFAPATTASVADAQPGKPVAEVKLKTPRTPKSAAKLNNNNNSFNHTPKRIKQEIEIKSEEIIVPASIKLEKIETSPSTQGQQQRVIIQQQPPSLVQRTPHLLIRSSPQKRQNNGATTSTGTTTTVGNTTIKMEKLDIKPMLRATGVSPSTSAGTTTTLLTPQQLRQAANPLANLPNNISVKITSAKAKAAAAAAAGPSGSQTQTQQPQTVQVQQTPQQSHPPLLINSSTPVILASSPSAQRAKALAMPSSSTTPTTTTTIPSQAIKTMPLSQLKTATNSGPVIISQTIIQPAKRAQQQAGTSSAAAASQQQQQQQQQQQQQQQQQLLHQQIQQQTQQTQLPQQPQQPQTQYILATPQQQPQQIQQQQQQQTMLPTLTSFSHSRPLPQTTTLYQATNPGGNSQTPTKILLKTSGTSSVVMTPLRQAQPQQATAVVSSNPPPLVATSAAVVSPGQSNTLNIQNVQLPNRPVTIQPASQAAQQQHMQAQMQQQQPHPQHTIVANTTATQQPKLSQVLMQPTGAVAGGVSALNVSPTSGKNKTIILTQKGVILRNIGGDMYQQIPISNVGNLQGLGGTTLMTTTAGPPSLVKTTPSTGVQLQQQQPGKQILPTLIPTSSLGGQHVLVQQQQPTNVIGNSQQQTIIRPVMTNVGGGLTTLPQGLTLIQRPGQQPQLVQVQAAPGSTQRTIITQSSTAAAASQQQPRQQQQQILVQHKPAPTLQQRLVTSTTSGGQGQPGNPNAGIARTVQVQVQAQQPQQQQAAQQQSQQAPQRRGLSLSNEHVHKAHEMFRKANRVSRPDKALILGFMAGLRENPRPNNENVLVIKLGETEEKVQQEDGNTALCLVESHIRLDYNTGEWKTFQNYRLQDQSAAS